GATGGGTGATCACAGTGCCGCCGATAATGCGCGATGCATGGCGCGAAAGTTATTGGACCTGTAACGACTTAATCAAGCTCGACCGCGTTGATTTAACTTTTACTTGATCAGGAGACATTCAATGTCAACTAACGCTGAAGCCCGTCCGCCATTGCCACCGTTTACCCGCGAATCCGCCATCGAGAAAGTGCGCCTCGCCGAAGATGGCTGGAATACCCGTGATCCCGAGCGCGTGTCCCTCGCCTACACCCTCGACACAAAATGGCGTAACCGCGCCGAATTCGCGCACAACCGCGAAGAAGCCAAGGGTTTCCTCACGCGCAAGTGGGCCAAGGAACTGGACTACCGACTGATCAAGGAACTCTGGGCCTTCACCGACAACCGCATCGCCGTGCGTTATGCCTATGAATGGCACGACGACTCAGGCAACTGGTTTCGCTCGTACGGCAACGAAAACTGGGAATTTGCCGAGAATGGCTTGATGGCCAACCGGTTTGCCTGCATCAACGATTTGCCGATCAAGGAA
The window above is part of the Pseudomonas prosekii genome. Proteins encoded here:
- a CDS encoding nuclear transport factor 2 family protein, with protein sequence MSTNAEARPPLPPFTRESAIEKVRLAEDGWNTRDPERVSLAYTLDTKWRNRAEFAHNREEAKGFLTRKWAKELDYRLIKELWAFTDNRIAVRYAYEWHDDSGNWFRSYGNENWEFAENGLMANRFACINDLPIKESERKFHWPLGRRPDDHPGLSDLGL